From a region of the Georgenia yuyongxinii genome:
- a CDS encoding ECF transporter S component, giving the protein MSRAPNPVERTSRLVQRVTAVPVTPRTAVALALASVVGLLAFGWPLLVDPGAVLGTGTDAPLVLAVVLVAVLGVLFVGLGEGALDVKAIAVLGLLSAVGAVLRPLAAGMAGVETVFFLLVLAGRVFGPGFGFVLGATTLFASALLTGGVGPWLPFQMLGAAWVGLGAGLLPRRARGTAELAMLAGYAVVAAVAFGVAMNLSFWPFQLGLGTDLSFAAGDPAGENLRRFLLYSLTTSLAWDIGRAVTTAAGVLLFGRPVLATLRRAATRAAFAPAKLPPA; this is encoded by the coding sequence ATGAGCCGCGCCCCGAACCCGGTGGAGCGCACATCGCGCCTGGTGCAGCGTGTGACGGCCGTGCCCGTCACCCCGCGCACGGCGGTGGCGCTCGCGCTCGCCTCGGTGGTGGGCCTGCTGGCGTTCGGCTGGCCGCTGCTCGTTGACCCGGGCGCCGTGCTCGGCACCGGCACGGACGCCCCGCTGGTGCTCGCGGTGGTGCTCGTGGCGGTGCTGGGCGTGCTGTTCGTCGGGCTCGGGGAGGGTGCCCTCGACGTGAAGGCGATCGCCGTGCTGGGGCTGCTCTCCGCGGTCGGTGCGGTGCTGCGCCCGCTTGCCGCCGGCATGGCCGGCGTGGAGACGGTCTTCTTCCTGCTCGTGCTCGCCGGCCGGGTGTTCGGGCCGGGCTTCGGGTTCGTCCTGGGCGCGACGACCCTTTTCGCCTCCGCGCTGCTCACCGGTGGGGTCGGGCCGTGGCTGCCCTTCCAGATGCTCGGCGCCGCCTGGGTGGGGTTGGGGGCCGGCCTGCTGCCTCGGCGTGCCCGCGGCACGGCGGAACTGGCCATGCTCGCGGGCTACGCCGTGGTCGCCGCAGTGGCTTTCGGGGTAGCGATGAACCTGTCCTTCTGGCCGTTCCAGCTCGGCCTGGGCACTGACCTGTCGTTCGCGGCGGGGGACCCGGCGGGGGAGAACCTGCGTCGATTCCTGCTCTACTCCCTCACCACCTCGCTCGCCTGGGACATCGGCCGGGCGGTGACGACGGCGGCCGGCGTCCTCCTCTTCGGCCGGCCGGTGCTGGCCACGCTGCGCCGAGCCGCCACCCGGGCGGCGTTCGCCCCCGCGAAACTCCCACCCGCCTGA
- a CDS encoding ABC transporter ATP-binding protein, with the protein MIRFEDVSVTYAGATTPALREVTAHVREGELCLVVGPTGSGKSTLLGAACGRVPHFTGGLLTGRVVVAGRDTRDHLPRDLADVVGVVGQDPLAGFVTDSVEEELAYAMEQLGVGPAVMRKRVEEVLDLLGLAPLRDRPLRTLSGGEQQRVAIGAVLTAQPRVLVLDEPTSALDPAAAEEVLAALARLVHDLGLTVLLAEHRLERVVQLADRVIALDADGGVTQGEPAAVLATAVVAPPVVELGRLAGWDPLPLSVRDARRQAGPLRERLLGTTASAAPPAPRTSPLAPGAQQPLAPGAPTPAGQPLLRARGLHVHHGAVHAVRGVDLDLHRGEVVALMGRNGSGKSSLLWALQGQGPRSGGTVRLTTAELGPRGADPAAMRPGEARRHVALVPQSPADLLYLPTVDGECATADAQADAAPGATRALLDGVAPGVPGSRHPRDLSEGQRLALALAVQLAGRPDVVLLDEPTRGLDYAAKAALTRTLTALADSGCAVLLSTHDVEFVAGCAARVLLLADGEVVVDAPAGEVLPGSPTFSPQVAKILHPVPVLTVDGVRGLLVEARR; encoded by the coding sequence GTGATCCGGTTCGAGGACGTCTCGGTCACCTACGCCGGCGCCACCACGCCGGCGCTGCGCGAGGTCACCGCGCACGTCCGGGAGGGGGAGCTGTGCCTCGTCGTCGGGCCGACCGGCTCGGGCAAGTCCACGCTGCTCGGCGCCGCGTGCGGGCGGGTGCCGCACTTCACCGGCGGCCTGCTGACCGGTCGCGTGGTCGTGGCGGGCCGCGACACGCGTGACCACCTGCCGCGTGACCTGGCCGACGTCGTCGGTGTGGTCGGGCAGGACCCGCTCGCCGGGTTCGTCACCGACTCGGTGGAGGAAGAGCTCGCCTACGCGATGGAGCAGCTCGGCGTCGGCCCGGCCGTCATGCGCAAGCGGGTGGAGGAGGTGCTCGACCTGCTCGGCCTGGCCCCGCTGCGCGACCGGCCGCTGCGCACCCTCTCGGGCGGGGAGCAGCAGCGGGTGGCCATCGGCGCGGTGCTCACCGCCCAGCCCCGGGTGCTGGTGCTCGACGAGCCGACCTCGGCGCTGGATCCCGCGGCCGCAGAGGAGGTCCTCGCGGCGCTCGCCCGCCTCGTGCACGATCTCGGCCTCACCGTGCTGCTCGCCGAGCACCGCCTCGAGCGCGTGGTCCAGCTGGCCGACCGGGTCATCGCGCTGGACGCCGACGGCGGCGTCACGCAGGGCGAGCCGGCCGCCGTGCTGGCCACCGCCGTGGTCGCGCCGCCGGTGGTCGAGCTGGGTCGGCTGGCCGGCTGGGACCCGCTCCCGCTGTCGGTGCGGGACGCCCGGCGCCAGGCCGGTCCGCTCCGCGAGCGACTGCTCGGGACGACGGCGTCCGCCGCGCCGCCCGCGCCCCGTACGTCCCCGCTCGCGCCCGGTGCGCAGCAGCCTCTCGCACCCGGTGCGCCCACACCGGCCGGGCAGCCGCTCCTGCGCGCCCGCGGTCTGCACGTCCACCACGGCGCCGTGCACGCCGTCCGCGGCGTCGATCTCGACCTGCACCGCGGCGAGGTGGTCGCGCTCATGGGCCGCAACGGCTCGGGCAAGTCGTCGCTGCTGTGGGCGCTGCAGGGACAGGGCCCTCGGTCGGGAGGGACGGTCCGGCTGACGACGGCGGAGCTCGGCCCGCGCGGCGCGGACCCCGCCGCCATGCGGCCCGGCGAGGCACGCCGCCACGTGGCGCTCGTGCCGCAGTCCCCGGCCGACCTGCTCTACCTGCCCACCGTCGACGGCGAGTGCGCCACCGCCGACGCTCAGGCCGATGCCGCGCCGGGCGCCACCCGGGCGCTGCTCGACGGCGTCGCTCCCGGTGTGCCCGGATCGCGTCATCCCCGCGACCTCTCCGAGGGACAACGCCTCGCCCTCGCCCTGGCCGTCCAGCTGGCCGGCCGGCCCGACGTCGTCCTGCTCGACGAGCCCACCCGCGGCCTCGACTACGCCGCCAAGGCTGCCCTGACCCGGACCCTCACTGCGCTCGCGGACAGCGGCTGCGCCGTCCTGCTGTCCACCCACGACGTGGAGTTCGTGGCGGGCTGCGCCGCCCGCGTGCTCCTGCTGGCCGACGGCGAGGTTGTGGTCGACGCCCCGGCCGGCGAGGTGCTCCCCGGTTCCCCGACGTTCTCCCCGCAGGTCGCCAAGATCCTCCACCCGGTCCCGGTGCTCACGGTCGACGGCGTCCGCGGCCTGCTCGTGGAGGCCCGCAGATGA
- a CDS encoding energy-coupling factor transporter transmembrane component T, translating into MTTAERAPAGSAPRVVPARAALHPLAWWAWALGLAVAVGRTTNPLVLGLLLAVVVLVVMACRDDSPWARAFGGYLVLGAVIVVMRMGFYVLFGLDGAGPVVLELPSVSLPEWVRGMELLGPVHLYGLLDAAVGGLRLAALVVCFGAANALANPKRALRCLPASLHHLGTAVVVAVTVTPQLVSAVARVRRAQRLRGLDGRGLRPAVALLVPVLQDALDHALELAASMDSRGYARASHPGGDRRVGAALLLALVAAVLGTYGLLDATSPAWMGVPLLSLGGAVAVAASLAAGRRVRRTRYRPDPWRATEALVAGAGALAALIVAVAAAADPGASNPPAGTAQFLALPPAAVLAAACALVPLLMRRSR; encoded by the coding sequence ATGACGACGGCGGAGCGTGCCCCGGCCGGGTCGGCGCCACGCGTCGTACCCGCCCGAGCCGCGCTGCACCCGCTCGCCTGGTGGGCGTGGGCCCTGGGGCTGGCCGTCGCGGTCGGTCGCACCACCAACCCGCTGGTTCTCGGGCTGCTGCTCGCCGTCGTCGTCCTGGTCGTGATGGCCTGCCGCGACGACTCGCCGTGGGCCCGCGCCTTCGGCGGCTACCTCGTGCTCGGCGCCGTCATCGTGGTGATGCGGATGGGGTTCTACGTGCTGTTCGGGCTCGACGGCGCCGGGCCGGTGGTGCTCGAGCTGCCCAGCGTGTCCCTGCCCGAGTGGGTGCGCGGCATGGAGCTCCTGGGACCCGTCCACCTGTACGGGCTGCTCGACGCGGCGGTCGGCGGCCTGCGCCTGGCCGCCCTCGTGGTGTGCTTCGGCGCCGCGAACGCCCTGGCGAACCCCAAACGGGCGCTGCGATGCCTGCCCGCCTCGCTGCACCACCTCGGTACCGCGGTGGTCGTCGCGGTGACGGTCACCCCTCAGCTGGTCTCCGCCGTCGCCCGGGTGCGACGGGCGCAGCGGCTGCGCGGGCTGGACGGCCGGGGGCTCCGCCCCGCCGTCGCCCTGCTGGTGCCGGTGCTCCAGGACGCGCTCGACCATGCGCTCGAGCTGGCCGCCTCGATGGACTCGCGCGGGTACGCCCGGGCCAGCCACCCCGGCGGCGACCGCCGCGTGGGGGCGGCGCTCCTGCTCGCCCTCGTCGCCGCGGTGCTGGGCACCTACGGCTTGCTCGATGCCACGTCACCCGCCTGGATGGGCGTGCCCCTCCTGTCGCTGGGCGGCGCCGTGGCGGTGGCCGCCTCGCTCGCCGCCGGCCGCCGCGTGCGCCGCACCCGTTACCGCCCCGACCCCTGGCGGGCGACGGAAGCCCTCGTGGCCGGCGCGGGCGCTCTCGCAGCGCTGATCGTGGCGGTGGCGGCCGCAGCCGACCCGGGGGCCTCGAACCCGCCCGCCGGCACCGCCCAGTTCCTGGCACTGCCGCCGGCCGCCGTCCTGGCCGCCGCCTGCGCGCTGGTGCCGCTGCTCATGAGGAGGAGCCGGTGA
- a CDS encoding cob(I)yrinic acid a,c-diamide adenosyltransferase — MSPTIYTRTGDDGTTGMFLGGRVSKADALVDAGGDVDEAVAVLGVARAACGDQSLAEEVLRLQRELFVVGADLATHPERRHHLTDGVSRVTDDMVTRLEALIDALVVERPLRPVFVVPGATASGAALDHARTVVRRAERHAVGARAAGHAVSAVALTYLNRASDLLFVLARRAAGEVDEPPSHE, encoded by the coding sequence GTGAGCCCCACGATCTACACCCGAACCGGCGACGACGGGACCACCGGCATGTTCCTCGGTGGCCGAGTGTCCAAGGCGGACGCGCTTGTGGACGCCGGCGGCGACGTCGACGAGGCCGTGGCCGTCCTCGGCGTGGCGCGCGCGGCCTGCGGCGACCAGTCCTTGGCCGAGGAGGTGCTCCGGTTGCAGCGTGAGCTGTTCGTGGTGGGCGCTGATCTTGCCACCCACCCGGAGCGGCGGCACCACCTGACCGACGGCGTCTCTCGGGTCACCGACGACATGGTCACCCGCCTGGAGGCCCTCATCGACGCCCTGGTCGTCGAACGTCCGCTGCGCCCGGTGTTCGTGGTGCCCGGCGCCACCGCGTCCGGGGCCGCCCTGGACCACGCGCGAACCGTGGTGCGCCGGGCGGAACGTCACGCGGTGGGCGCCCGCGCGGCCGGTCACGCGGTCAGTGCCGTGGCACTGACCTACCTCAACCGGGCCTCGGACCTTCTCTTCGTGCTGGCTCGACGGGCCGCGGGCGAGGTGGACGAACCACCGAGCCACGAGTGA
- a CDS encoding C40 family peptidase, producing the protein MSTSTTARHRRACRPSTPLTELGQRMGPGARRGLATVASSGLVLTIAASSATAAGSESTALPRVDISAAAAEAVTAMITTPSVVAPADVTWSVETLEAVAKAPRVVTVAVERPAAAASRSGERPALAEATETAAATEAAPAPAPAASASAIVNYARQFVGTPYVYGGVTPAGFDCSGFTQYVFANVGISLPRSSSAQANAGTRVSAAEAQAGDLVWWPGHVGIYTGNGNHIAARQPGTALYEGAIPHSSPVFIRIG; encoded by the coding sequence ATGAGCACCAGCACCACCGCGCGGCACCGCCGGGCCTGCCGTCCCTCGACGCCGCTGACCGAGCTCGGTCAGCGCATGGGTCCGGGCGCACGACGGGGTCTGGCCACCGTCGCCTCCTCCGGCCTGGTCCTGACCATTGCCGCCTCCTCGGCCACCGCCGCCGGCTCGGAGTCCACCGCGCTGCCGCGGGTCGACATCTCCGCCGCCGCCGCCGAGGCCGTCACCGCGATGATCACCACCCCCAGTGTCGTGGCCCCGGCCGACGTCACGTGGAGCGTGGAGACGCTCGAGGCGGTCGCCAAGGCCCCCCGCGTCGTCACCGTCGCGGTGGAACGCCCGGCCGCCGCCGCGTCCCGCTCCGGCGAGCGTCCGGCACTGGCCGAGGCCACCGAGACCGCCGCCGCCACCGAGGCGGCCCCCGCACCGGCACCGGCCGCCTCCGCGAGCGCGATCGTCAACTACGCCCGCCAGTTCGTCGGCACGCCGTACGTCTACGGCGGCGTCACCCCGGCAGGGTTCGACTGCTCCGGCTTCACCCAGTATGTCTTCGCCAACGTCGGCATCAGTCTGCCGCGCTCCTCCAGCGCCCAGGCCAACGCGGGCACGCGGGTCTCGGCCGCCGAGGCCCAGGCGGGCGACCTCGTCTGGTGGCCGGGCCACGTGGGCATCTACACCGGCAACGGCAACCACATCGCCGCCCGCCAGCCGGGTACCGCCCTGTACGAGGGTGCGATCCCGCACTCCAGCCCGGTGTTCATCCGGATCGGCTGA
- a CDS encoding heavy metal translocating P-type ATPase yields MRAPHVQDGPSGPHARGEGENPAGAQPISEAHAEHAAGVGHAGHANHSGHGHGDHVGMFRRLFWIMLALAVPTVLLSDMFASIVGYSLPDLSGLSLVAPVLGTVIYVWGGRPFLSGAVSEVRARKPGMMLLIGMAITVAFVASWGATLGLLSPELDFWWELALLVVIMLLGHWLEMRSLAQTSSALDSLAALLPDQAERVEGDRVVTIAPSELRLGDVVIVRPGGRIPADGEVVEGAVDVDESMITGESRPVRRRLGDHVVAGTVATDNALRVRVDAVGEATALAGIQRLVAEAQGSTTRAQLLADKAAGWLFWFALTAAAITVAIWSVVGSPDFAIIRAITVLVIACPHALGLAIPLVVSISTERAAKGGVLVKERAALERMRTVDAVLFDKTGTLTTGAPALHDVVTTGLDEAELLAMAGAAEADSEHPLARAITAAAVDRVLDVPRASDFSASTAVGVSAVVHGRRVAVGGPNLLAENGLAPLPQTAAWSDRGATVLHVLLDGQVAGALALEDEVRQESREAVAALHALGVHVAMITGDAEPVARAVAAELDIDQVFAGVRPEHKSEKVLELQRQGRTVAMVGDGVNDAPALAQADVGIAIGAGTDVAIASAGVVLASDDPRSVLSVIQLSRAGYRKMKQNLWWAAGYNLAAVPLAAGVLAPVGFVLPMEVGALLMSVSTIVVAANAQLLRRLDLSPGATTTEPPRRRRPAPSGAGRREGRSGVSRSG; encoded by the coding sequence ATGAGGGCTCCGCACGTACAGGATGGGCCGTCCGGCCCCCACGCGAGAGGCGAGGGGGAGAACCCCGCCGGTGCGCAACCCATCAGCGAGGCACACGCCGAGCATGCGGCGGGCGTCGGTCACGCCGGTCACGCGAACCACTCAGGCCATGGCCACGGTGATCACGTCGGGATGTTCCGCCGGCTGTTCTGGATCATGCTCGCGCTCGCAGTCCCGACCGTGCTGCTCAGCGACATGTTCGCCTCGATCGTGGGCTATTCGCTCCCCGACCTGTCCGGGCTGAGCCTCGTTGCGCCGGTGCTGGGGACCGTCATCTATGTGTGGGGCGGGCGGCCGTTCCTTAGCGGCGCTGTCTCGGAGGTCAGGGCACGCAAGCCGGGAATGATGCTCCTGATCGGCATGGCGATCACCGTCGCGTTCGTCGCCTCCTGGGGCGCCACCCTCGGCCTGCTCTCCCCGGAGCTGGACTTCTGGTGGGAGCTCGCACTCCTGGTGGTCATCATGCTCCTCGGCCACTGGCTCGAGATGCGCTCGCTCGCCCAGACATCCTCGGCACTGGACTCCCTCGCCGCGCTGCTGCCCGACCAGGCCGAACGCGTCGAGGGCGACCGGGTCGTCACCATCGCACCATCGGAGCTCCGGCTCGGCGACGTCGTCATCGTCCGCCCCGGCGGTCGGATCCCGGCCGACGGGGAGGTCGTGGAGGGTGCCGTGGACGTCGACGAGTCGATGATCACCGGTGAGTCCCGACCCGTCCGGCGCCGCCTCGGCGACCACGTCGTCGCCGGCACCGTCGCCACCGACAACGCCCTGCGCGTCAGGGTCGACGCCGTGGGCGAGGCGACAGCGCTGGCCGGCATCCAGCGACTCGTCGCCGAGGCCCAGGGCTCCACCACCCGCGCCCAGCTTCTCGCCGACAAGGCGGCCGGCTGGCTGTTCTGGTTCGCCCTGACGGCCGCCGCCATCACGGTCGCGATCTGGTCCGTTGTCGGCAGTCCTGACTTCGCGATCATCCGGGCGATCACGGTCCTGGTCATCGCGTGCCCCCACGCCCTGGGCCTGGCGATCCCGCTGGTGGTCTCGATCTCCACCGAGCGCGCCGCGAAGGGGGGCGTCCTGGTCAAGGAGCGGGCTGCCCTGGAGCGGATGCGCACCGTCGACGCGGTCCTGTTCGACAAGACCGGCACCCTGACCACGGGCGCGCCCGCCCTGCACGACGTCGTCACGACAGGTCTCGACGAGGCCGAGCTCCTCGCCATGGCCGGCGCCGCCGAGGCCGACAGCGAGCACCCGCTGGCCCGCGCCATCACCGCGGCGGCCGTCGACCGTGTTCTCGACGTGCCCCGCGCGAGCGACTTCTCCGCCTCGACCGCGGTCGGCGTCAGTGCCGTCGTGCACGGGCGACGGGTGGCCGTCGGCGGGCCCAACCTGCTTGCCGAGAACGGCCTTGCCCCGTTGCCGCAGACCGCCGCCTGGTCCGACCGGGGCGCGACCGTCCTGCACGTCCTGCTCGACGGGCAGGTCGCCGGGGCGCTGGCCCTGGAGGACGAGGTCCGTCAGGAGTCGCGCGAGGCGGTCGCCGCCCTGCACGCACTGGGCGTCCACGTCGCCATGATCACCGGCGACGCCGAGCCGGTGGCCCGAGCCGTGGCGGCCGAGCTCGACATCGACCAGGTCTTCGCGGGGGTGCGGCCGGAGCACAAGAGCGAGAAGGTCCTCGAGCTGCAGCGTCAGGGCCGCACCGTGGCGATGGTCGGCGACGGCGTCAACGATGCCCCGGCCCTCGCGCAGGCCGACGTCGGCATCGCCATCGGGGCCGGGACCGACGTCGCGATCGCGTCCGCCGGCGTCGTCCTCGCCTCCGACGACCCCCGCTCCGTCCTGTCGGTCATCCAGCTCTCGCGCGCCGGGTACCGGAAGATGAAGCAGAACCTGTGGTGGGCCGCCGGGTACAACCTCGCCGCCGTGCCGCTCGCCGCGGGCGTGCTCGCCCCGGTCGGGTTCGTCCTGCCCATGGAGGTGGGCGCGCTCCTGATGTCCGTCTCGACGATCGTCGTCGCCGCCAACGCCCAGCTCCTGCGCCGACTCGACCTCAGTCCCGGAGCCACGACGACGGAGCCACCACGACGACGGCGGCCCGCACCGAGTGGTGCGGGCCGCCGTGAAGGTCGGTCGGGCGTCAGCCGATCCGGATGA
- a CDS encoding sensor histidine kinase — protein MSTPFKALGTPLKPALSTPVKQVLVDAGLVALALADAVFSSAREGGYPLMLSVVAGLGLAVRRRWPYVAFALTMPALWVAYVLVAPVVALYTVAARDRARTPLVVCAVLTAAGYYLPWPITRFDLRVSSRELLGLVYTIVYVGAPLGLGLLSRTRRVLADQLAQLTAGRAREEHLQAERALADERARLAREMHDVVSHQVSLIAVQAGALRVTAPDETTRETAGTIRELSVRTLDELRRMIGVLRATGGAPVDLAPQPRLTDIPRLVRESGLDVAVDLSAVAGRSWAEPTERAAYRTVQEGLTNVGKHAPGASVSVQASPHGTGLLVTVRNGPSAGEPPAPLPESGHGLVGLRERAELLGGTLWAGPTPDGGFLIRAVLPDAVVEGVDPASAGADPAERQSAVGGAGAEHRGPERPGH, from the coding sequence ATGAGCACGCCGTTCAAGGCACTCGGCACGCCGCTCAAGCCGGCGCTGAGCACACCGGTCAAGCAGGTCCTGGTCGACGCCGGACTGGTTGCCCTGGCCCTGGCCGACGCCGTGTTCAGCTCGGCCCGCGAGGGCGGCTATCCCCTCATGCTGTCGGTGGTCGCCGGACTCGGGCTCGCCGTCCGCCGTCGTTGGCCGTACGTCGCTTTCGCGTTGACGATGCCGGCGCTCTGGGTCGCCTACGTGCTCGTCGCCCCCGTGGTGGCGCTGTACACCGTGGCGGCCCGGGACCGGGCGCGCACGCCGTTGGTGGTGTGCGCCGTCCTGACCGCCGCCGGGTACTACCTGCCCTGGCCGATCACCCGGTTCGACTTACGTGTCAGCTCCCGTGAGCTGCTCGGCCTCGTGTACACGATCGTCTACGTGGGTGCGCCGCTCGGCCTGGGCCTGCTCAGCCGCACCCGGCGGGTGCTGGCGGACCAGCTCGCACAGCTCACCGCCGGCCGAGCCCGGGAGGAGCACCTGCAGGCCGAGCGTGCGCTCGCCGATGAGCGGGCCCGCCTCGCCCGCGAGATGCACGACGTCGTCTCCCACCAGGTGAGCCTGATCGCCGTGCAGGCCGGCGCGCTGCGGGTCACCGCTCCGGACGAGACGACCCGCGAGACCGCCGGCACCATCCGCGAGCTGAGCGTGCGCACCCTGGACGAGCTGCGGCGGATGATCGGCGTGCTGCGCGCCACCGGCGGCGCGCCGGTGGATCTGGCCCCGCAGCCGCGGCTGACCGACATTCCCCGGCTCGTGCGCGAGTCCGGGCTGGACGTGGCGGTGGACCTCTCGGCGGTGGCGGGCCGATCCTGGGCCGAGCCGACCGAGCGGGCCGCCTACCGCACCGTGCAGGAGGGGCTGACCAACGTCGGCAAGCACGCCCCCGGCGCGTCCGTGAGTGTGCAGGCCTCTCCGCACGGCACGGGACTCCTCGTCACTGTGCGCAACGGCCCGTCCGCGGGCGAGCCCCCGGCACCCTTGCCGGAGAGCGGTCACGGCCTGGTCGGGCTGCGCGAGCGCGCCGAGCTGCTCGGCGGCACCCTGTGGGCGGGCCCCACCCCGGACGGCGGGTTCCTCATCCGCGCCGTCCTGCCCGACGCCGTCGTGGAGGGGGTCGATCCGGCCTCGGCGGGCGCCGACCCGGCCGAGAGGCAGTCCGCCGTCGGCGGCGCCGGCGCCGAACATCGTGGGCCTGAGCGGCCCGGGCACTGA
- a CDS encoding response regulator, whose product MIRVMVVDDEGLVRSGLRLILSSAADLEVVATCDGVHAVEEADRHHPHVVLLDLRMPEVDGLTVLRALVARPQPPAVAMLTTFDTEDYVAQALGLGAAGFLLKDTEPEQLVHAVRVLAAGGKILSPKVTDAVIGGYLSASTPGPVRARIATMTPREREVLALIGRGLPNADIAARLHLSPATVKDHVSAVLTKLAVANRVQAAVLARDAGLAQTAPER is encoded by the coding sequence GTGATCCGCGTGATGGTCGTCGACGACGAAGGCCTCGTGCGTTCCGGCCTGCGCCTGATCCTGAGCTCGGCGGCCGACCTGGAGGTGGTCGCCACCTGCGACGGCGTGCACGCTGTGGAGGAGGCCGACCGCCACCACCCCCACGTCGTCCTGCTGGACCTGCGCATGCCCGAGGTGGACGGCCTCACCGTGCTGCGGGCCCTCGTCGCACGCCCGCAGCCGCCCGCCGTGGCCATGCTCACGACGTTCGACACCGAGGACTACGTGGCCCAGGCCCTGGGCCTGGGCGCTGCCGGCTTCCTGCTCAAGGACACCGAGCCCGAGCAGCTCGTCCATGCCGTCCGGGTCCTGGCGGCCGGGGGCAAGATCCTCTCGCCGAAGGTCACCGACGCCGTCATCGGTGGCTACCTCAGCGCCAGCACCCCCGGGCCCGTGCGCGCCCGGATCGCGACGATGACCCCGCGCGAACGGGAGGTGCTCGCCCTCATCGGGCGGGGCCTGCCCAACGCCGACATCGCCGCCCGTCTCCACCTCAGCCCCGCGACGGTGAAGGACCACGTCAGTGCCGTGCTGACCAAGCTCGCGGTGGCGAACCGGGTCCAGGCGGCCGTGCTCGCGCGCGACGCCGGCCTCGCGCAGACGGCGCCGGAGCGATGA
- a CDS encoding heparan-alpha-glucosaminide N-acetyltransferase domain-containing protein, translating into MTSTAKTAPARTAPARPRLVGVDATRGVALLGMMAVHSLWAVDAAGNETWTYALSAGRAAATFAVLAGVGVAFMTGRRQVGRAAFRGVAAMLATRALAIGLIGLALGFADSDVTDVILAAYAVLFLLAIPLVLLPTRTLVVLGAAIMLLVPVVSHLVRPALPMPTGANPSFAMLFTNPAGLLGELTLTGVYPALPWLAYLCAGLAIGRLHLSAPRVARGLLLGGAVAALVGWGLSRVLLGPVGGADALYATAPAAGLSPDDVTEILVWGGSGTTPTTTWWWLAVDAPHTATPLDLLHTGGCAVALLGALLLVAGVRSPGVRLAIAPLAAAGSMTLTLYSAHVVFLSSPLDVLPAVPGYLAQVAAVLVVAVLWRRARGRGPLEALVATAARRAREAVTRPTPRVLPH; encoded by the coding sequence ATGACCAGCACTGCGAAGACGGCGCCTGCCCGCACGGCGCCGGCACGGCCGCGGCTGGTCGGTGTCGACGCCACCCGCGGCGTCGCCCTGCTGGGCATGATGGCGGTGCACTCGCTCTGGGCGGTCGACGCCGCTGGCAACGAGACCTGGACCTACGCCCTCTCCGCCGGACGCGCGGCGGCCACGTTCGCCGTCCTCGCCGGCGTGGGCGTCGCGTTCATGACCGGCCGGCGGCAGGTCGGCCGGGCGGCCTTCCGGGGCGTCGCGGCGATGCTCGCTACGCGGGCGCTGGCGATCGGTCTGATCGGGCTCGCCCTGGGCTTCGCCGACTCTGACGTCACCGACGTCATCCTGGCGGCATACGCGGTGCTGTTCCTGCTGGCCATCCCGCTCGTGCTGCTGCCCACACGCACGCTGGTCGTGCTGGGGGCGGCGATCATGCTGCTGGTCCCGGTCGTCAGCCACCTCGTGCGCCCGGCGCTGCCGATGCCCACCGGGGCGAACCCGTCCTTCGCGATGCTGTTCACCAACCCGGCCGGGCTCCTCGGCGAGCTGACCCTGACCGGGGTCTACCCGGCGCTTCCGTGGCTGGCGTACCTGTGTGCGGGGCTGGCGATCGGCCGCCTCCACCTCTCCGCCCCCCGCGTCGCGCGGGGCCTGCTGCTCGGTGGTGCGGTTGCCGCCCTGGTCGGTTGGGGCCTCTCCCGCGTGCTGCTGGGCCCGGTCGGCGGGGCGGACGCGCTGTACGCCACCGCCCCGGCCGCGGGTCTCAGCCCCGACGACGTCACCGAGATCCTCGTGTGGGGCGGCAGCGGGACCACGCCGACGACCACCTGGTGGTGGCTCGCGGTCGACGCCCCGCACACGGCGACACCGTTGGACCTGCTCCACACCGGCGGCTGCGCCGTCGCGCTGCTCGGCGCGCTCCTGCTGGTCGCGGGCGTGCGCTCACCGGGCGTGCGGCTGGCGATCGCCCCGCTGGCCGCGGCGGGGAGCATGACGCTGACGCTGTACTCGGCGCACGTGGTGTTCCTCAGCTCCCCTCTGGACGTGCTGCCGGCCGTGCCCGGTTACCTGGCGCAGGTGGCGGCGGTGCTCGTCGTGGCCGTGCTGTGGCGCCGGGCGCGTGGACGCGGACCACTCGAGGCGCTCGTGGCTACGGCGGCCCGGCGCGCCCGCGAGGCCGTCACCCGGCCGACACCGCGGGTGCTGCCGCACTGA